The following DNA comes from Candidatus Methanomethylicota archaeon.
AACCAGTGGCAATTCACTAATGCCTACAGAAGCGTCGCCACATTCACATCATACAGACCACTACCAAGTATCCTAAACGTAATGTTTAAAGCTGAATAACATTCGCGTATTATTTTTCTCGAAGATTCATTGATCTAATGTGTTGATTTATGCATCTTTTCAAGGTCCTTTAATAGTCGCTCCACATCAGTTATTTCTGCACCGTAAATTCTTTTAAGATATTCAAGGCCTTCAATATGGTCTTTCTCCGTGAAGGCTTCCACAGCATCACTGGGCACTATTATATTATACCCTCTGAAGAATGCATCAGCCGCTGTATGTCTAACACATATGTTTGTGTGAAGCCCCGTCAGTATAACTGTATCTACGCCAAGAGATCTAAGAAGAGGGTCGAGGCCAGTTTCATAGAAGGC
Coding sequences within:
- a CDS encoding cysteine hydrolase, which encodes MKSAIVVIDMAKDFVYGSLKCERALRIIPNLKRLIEGARRLGISIIYVNDSHLPVDFEMKLWGEHSMRGSEGSKVIDEIAPQKGDYVLEKRVYSAFYETGLDPLLRSLGVDTVILTGLHTNICVRHTAADAFFRGYNIIVPSDAVEAFTEKDHIEGLEYLKRIYGAEITDVERLLKDLEKMHKSTH